Part of the Amycolatopsis sp. 195334CR genome is shown below.
CACGGCGGCCTGCTGATGGCGCTGGCCGACACCACCGGCGCCGTCTGCGCGTTCCTCAACCTGCCCGAGGGTGCGCAGGGCACCACCACGATCGAGTCGAAGACGAACTTCCTGCGCGGCGTCCGCGAGGGTCACGTGACCGCGTCGTCGCAGGCGTTGCACGCTGGGCGTCGCGTGATCGTCGTGGAGACCGAGCTCCGTGACGCCGCCGAGAAGCTGATCGCCAAGGTCACGCAGACGCAGGCGGTGTTATGAACCTGCCGCCTGCCAGCGGTTTACAGCGCCCTGCCGGAAGGTAAAAATCTCTGACACCCGGGGAGTCCGGTACTGGAGGGTGGAGAGAAAGCATGCGTGGACGTCTGTTGCTGTCGTTGCTCTCGGTGGGGTTGCTGGCCGCGACCGCCGCCCCGGCGAATGCGGCGCCGCCGGTGCACGATGAGGCGATCGACTACCACCAATGGGCCTCCACCAGGGACTTCCGCGCCGGCCACCTGGAGGGCGTGTCGATCGGCCACGACGGGCTCCGGCTGACCCGGCCGATCGGCACCATCGAGCGCACCGAGCCCGCCCTCGGCACCACCCGCACCTACGAGTACGGCCGCTGGACCTCGCCGGACTACCGGCACGGCTTCGACGCCACCGAGCTGATCGCCTCGTGGAACGCGCTCACCCCGGCCAAGACCTGGCTCCAGATCGAGGCCAAGGGCACCACGACCACCGGCGAGAGCACCGCCTGGTACATCCTCGGCCAGTGGGCCTCCGGCGACCAGGACATCCACCGCACCACCGTCGACGGCCAGTCCGACGCCCACGCCTCGGTCAGCGTGGACACCCTGGTCACCAACGACGGCGTCACGCTCAGCTCGTACCAGCTGCGGGCCACGCTCTACCGGGAGGCGGGCAGCGCGGCCACCCCGCAGGTCAGCTCGCTCGGCGCGATGACGTCGAACGTGCCCGCGCGGTTCGAGGTGGCCAAGACCGAACCCGGCGTGGCCACCGGCATCGAACTGGACGTGCCGCGGCACGCGCAGAACCTCCACAAGGGCAAGTACCCCGAGTTCGGCGGCGGCGGGCAGAGCTGGTGCAGCCCGACCTCGACCGCGATGGTCACCGAGTTCTGGGGCCGCAGGCCCAGCGCCGAGGACATGTCGTGGCTGCCCGCGGACTACGTCGACCCGACCGTGGCCCACGGCGCCCGCTACACCTACGACTACTCGTACGAGGGCACCGGGAACTGGCCGTTCAACACCGCGTACGCCGCGTCCCTCGGGCTCAAGGGGCACATCACCCGGCTGCACTCGCTTAACGAGCTGGAGACCTACATCGCCAAGGGCATCCCGGTGATCACCTCGCAGTCGTTCCTGGCCGAGGAACTGGACGGGGCCGGTTACGGCACGGCGGGCCACATCTTCGTGGTGGTCGGCTTCACCGACGAGGGTGACGTGATCGTGAACGACCCGGCGACCAACAGCAACGACACCGTGCGCAACGTCTACCAGCGCGACCAGTTCGAGAAGATCTGGCAGCGCACCAAGCGGT
Proteins encoded:
- a CDS encoding peptidase C39 family protein, with the protein product MRGRLLLSLLSVGLLAATAAPANAAPPVHDEAIDYHQWASTRDFRAGHLEGVSIGHDGLRLTRPIGTIERTEPALGTTRTYEYGRWTSPDYRHGFDATELIASWNALTPAKTWLQIEAKGTTTTGESTAWYILGQWASGDQDIHRTTVDGQSDAHASVSVDTLVTNDGVTLSSYQLRATLYREAGSAATPQVSSLGAMTSNVPARFEVAKTEPGVATGIELDVPRHAQNLHKGKYPEFGGGGQSWCSPTSTAMVTEFWGRRPSAEDMSWLPADYVDPTVAHGARYTYDYSYEGTGNWPFNTAYAASLGLKGHITRLHSLNELETYIAKGIPVITSQSFLAEELDGAGYGTAGHIFVVVGFTDEGDVIVNDPATNSNDTVRNVYQRDQFEKIWQRTKRYTASGNVASGPGGVVYLITP
- a CDS encoding PaaI family thioesterase gives rise to the protein MSGVTDFAKLIPFAERLGIDITEASADRVRGRVDWAPDLTTTGGSLHGGLLMALADTTGAVCAFLNLPEGAQGTTTIESKTNFLRGVREGHVTASSQALHAGRRVIVVETELRDAAEKLIAKVTQTQAVL